The Thalassomonas actiniarum genome contains the following window.
CCAGCAGTTGGTTTATGTTTAACGGCCCCGGCGGTTGGTTAATGCCTAAACGAAAATTGGCGATTATTTCATTTTGATGTTCGGCCGCCAAATTTACCATTTCCAGGGCGCTGTCCAGGGTTTTTTCTGCTTTAGTTAACAGCAGCCGGCCTTTTTCCGTTAGCTGCATGCCTTTACTGGTGCGGGTAAATAGTGCTGTTTTTAATTCCTGCTCCAAAGCCTTGATATGGGCGCTAACTGCCGGCGGTGTCGTGTACAAGTGTTTTGCCGCCAGGGTTAAGTTCCCTGTTTTGGCAACCAGGACAAAAGATCTCAGGTGGTAAAATTCCATGGTGCTTCAAGCCTTAGGGCAATGTTATCTGTTTCAGTTAAAGTCCCGGGGTATTTTATGGGGTTTAGTGAAAAAAGCGTATTCATAATTTCTGAACAGGGCCTTCATAAAAGATGAATTTATTCTCCTGTTTGCCGTGCCTATAGTACAAATCGAACTTGTCCTGGCTGCCATTTGCAGCCTGCACTGAAAACTTACCCAGGAGATAAATTATGACAACATCCTCAAACGTGCTTGCTTTTGCCCCGGCAGATACTGATTCCGCTAACCATTTTTTTAGCCGTAAACTGGCATTTGAGACCGACTGTTCAGATGTTTATGCCGATATTCTGGCGGGTAACCAGGCTTTTGTATTGCTTGATGTCCGCTCTGAGCAAGCTTTCGAGAAAAGTCATGCCATTACCGCCGTGAGTATGCCGCATGCCGACATTAATGGCCAGTGCTTGTCAAAGTATGCTGATGATACTGTTTTTGTGGTTTATTGCTGGGGCCCTGGCTGTAATGGCGCCACTAAAGCCGCCGCTAAAATCTCAGCTTTGGGTTATGCCGTAAAAGAAATGATCGGCGGCATCCACTACTGGGAAGACTTTGAACGTTACCCGGTCAATCGGCGCTCGGCCCAGGCACAGCTTTAAAAGACCGGAAGAATATCTGCAATTGCCGCAACCAGGGGAGTTGATAAGGTGGCGCTGAAATAGAGCATCACAGGTAAACGTAAGGTTTCGACGCCCAGGTAGCCGAGTTTGTTTTCCAGTAATGCGTTGGCGCTTACCAACCCTGTGACAATAAGCACGGTTGCAACTAATATCGAGAGCGTGGGTAGCATTGGCGATAACAAGATAAAGCTACAAGATAAATAAAAAATCATCAGCATGGAAAAGGCAACGTAGCATTTGATCGGCAATGAAGTTTGCGGATCATATTTCTCACGCCGGGCGCAGCCTGTTTTTTGTAAGGGCACCGGGTTTGCTGTTTCTTTATTCCTGCAATCTTTTGGCCGCCAGCCGGTTGGTTTAAACCAGAGCCTGAGTTTATCCCGCCAGGATTGGGTGGTGGCGGTGTCTTTTGCCAGCATCCACCAGTGTTGTAGATTCGCCTTGATCGGGTTTAAGGTCTTTAACGGGTGGCTGGTGCCGTAATGGCATGGTTCGGAGGCTAACTCTGCTTGCCAGCTGCCAAACATCCTGTCCCAGATCACCAGGGTACCGCCGTAATTTTTGTCGATATAAAGCGGATTTTTCGCATGATGGACCCTGTGGCTTGACGGGGTCGATAAAATACCTTCGATATAGGGAATTTTGTTTATCAGTTGGTTGTGCAGCCAGAACTGGTAAAGTTTTAATAAGATAAACAATACCAGGAACACCTGCGGCGGACAGCCTAACAGGGCTAACGGCAGATAAAAGACCCAGGAAAAGGCATATTGGAAGGCGCTTTGCCTCAATGCCGTGGTGAGATTATATTCTTCACTTTGATGATGGCCGACATGGGCGCCCCAGAGAAAATTAAACTGGTGGGCGCAGCGATGGAACCAGTAATAACAAAAATCAACGGCGAAAAAGAAAATCAGCCAGGTAGCAGCGGCGCCGGGGGGAAATTCAAATAACCTGTGTTGGTCGAACAGGTAAATAAACACGGCAAAGGTATAGGCCTTGAGCAGGGCATCCGAAATGAGTAGCAGCATGCCCATAGACAAGCTGGCGACACTGTCGTTGAACCTGTGCAGCTTTTGTCCTTTTAGCCGCAGCAGTACATATTCAAGGAGCATAAACATCAGGAATAACGGAATAGCCAGTCCGTTGATATTGTAATCCTGCATGTAAGGCCTCCTTTTTCGGGTGTTTTTCAACCATGATAAACCTCAATCCTGCTCAGGGAAAGTGGTTTTACGGCTGATAGAGTCCAATCGATATTTTCAGCCGTGTAAAAGGTTTGATTTGATCCAGCACAGCGACTACCTGTTTGTAGCTGGTGTCTTTATGGGGTCTTAGCAGGATATGTTCCGTCGGGTTGTTGGCAATAAAATATTCTATCCGGGCGGGCAGGCGGGTGATGTCGACCGCTTTGTTGTTGAAATAGACGATGCCATGCTGGTCTATATGGACCATGATCGTAGTGGCTTTTTTATTGCTGGCTTTATCTGTGGTGGATTTTTTTACTAAAAAACCGCTTTCCTTGACGAATGAGGTGGTGACAATAAAGAAGATCAACATGATAAAGATGATGTCGAGCAAGGAAGTGACATCTACCTTGGCTTCTTCTTCCTGCTGTGCTCTTTTTTTTCTGCGGCGCATAATCTTTCCCTTGAGGAGGCTTTCTCGGGAAACAGATGAAATGGCTTGATAAAGTCAGCCATACCTTTGTTAAGTATAGGATATTTAGCAGCGGCACCATAAAGCTTGTCCTATAGCTTTCAGGCAGGCGCAGTTATTTTTCAATCTTGTTCAGTCTAATGGTTAAGCGGTTGAAGAATAGGCTTTTTTCTTGTTGCATCCGGTAAGTTACCTCTTGTTCCCCGGCATGGCTACTGGCTGTTCTTTGTCTTTAACTTGTCTTTGTTTTTGGTTTTTTGGCCTGCCCGGTAATATTGCGGGTAAATATTACCCGGGCAAAAGTGAAAAAACGGGAAATTTAGCTAGGCTTATATAATCATCGACTTAGGTTGACTGATATCCTGCCGCTGGGAAGAGTCGTGGTTATCATTTCCTGATATGCACTCATAAAGTGATTGAATTTTCTGTCTCTTACAAAGGATTAAGCACAAGTTTAATAGCAACCAGGGAAAGAGCTAAAATGAAGACAAAAACTACCCGTGATAACCTGCCTCTCAGTCTGCAAGGGGCATTCGAACAGTTAGCCAGTCCGGTTATACTGATTGATAGTGAACTTAGTATCAGTTATCTCAACCAGGCGGCGATAGCCTTATTTAAATCCCATGAAAGCATCTTGCAAAAGAAGTGGCCGCGTTTTCAGGCAAATAAAAAACTGATCTTGGGGACAGATATAGATGGCCTTTATCAGGAGTTTATTCCCGAAGGCCAGGACTTTAATCTCAATGAGCCAAAATCCCGCTCCGTAGAAGTGAATCTGGAACAGTTATTTTTCAAAGTGACGGCTAATCCCCTTTATGATCAGCAAAAGGAATATCTGGGACATTGCCTGGAGATCCTGGATATTACCCGGCAGCGGGAGCAGGAATTGCAGCTGTTGGATGCATCGGCACAAATTGCCGCCATCAGTAAAGCCCAGGCGGTGATTGAATTTAATATGGACGGTACCATCATTACCGCCAATGACAACTTTTTACAGACGTTAGGTTATCGCCTGGAGGAAATACAGGGTAAGCATCACAGCATGTTTGTCGAGCCTGGGGTCGAAAGCAGCGCCGAATATCTGGAGTTCTGGGAAAAGCTCAATGCCGGGGAATTTGAGTCCAGGGAGTATAAGCGCCTGGGTAAAGGGGGCAAGGAGATATGGATCCAGGCCTCTTATAATCCTGTTTTTGATTTAGCCGGCAAGCCGGTGAAAGTGGTCAAATTTGCCACCGATGTCACCGAGCAGAAACAGCGTAATGCCGACTTCTGCGGACAGATTGCCGCGATAAGCAAGTCTCAGGCGGTGATCGAATTTAATATGGAGGGTATTATCCTCAATGCCAACGAAAACTTCCTGCAAACGGTCGGTTATTCCCTGGAAGAAATCCAGGGACGACATCACAGCATGTTTGTTGAACCCGGTTTTGAAAGCAGCATCGAATATAAGGAATTTTGGGCAAAACTTAGCCTCGGAGAATATGAGTCAAAAGAGTATAAACGTATCGGCAAGGCAGGGCGGGAAATATGGATACAGGCCTCTTATAATCCTATTTTTGATCTTAACGGTAAGCCCTTTAAAGTCGTTAAGTTTGCCACCGATGTAACCCAGCAAAAACTCAATAATGCCGATTTTTCAGGACAAATTGCCGCCATCGGTAAAGCACAGGCGGTGATCGAGTTTAATATGGACGGCACCATTATTACCGCCAATGATAATTTCCTGCAAACGGTAGGCTACAGCCTGGAAGAGATCCAGGGAAAGCACCACAACATGTTTGTCGAACCCGGCTATAAAACCAGCAACGAATATAAAGAGTTTTGGGCCAAGCTTAACCGCGGTGAGTATGAGGCCAGTGAATATAAACGCCTGGGCAAAGGAGGCAAGGAGATCTGGATCCAGGCTTCCTATAATCCGATTTTTGACCTTAACGGCAAAGCATTTAAAGTGGTGAAATTTGCCAGTGATGTTACCGGGCAAAAACTGGCCAATGCCGATGTTTCCGGGCAAATTTCCGCGATAAGCAAGGCGCAGGCGGTGAGCGAATTTAATATGGACGGCACTATCATTACCGCCAACGACAACTTTCTCAATGCCATGGGTTATGAGCTGGCTGAGGTAAAAGGCCAGCATCACAGTATGTTTGTCGATCCCATATATAAAAGCAGCGAAGAGTACCGGTTATTCTGGCACAAGCTTAATCTGGGTGAATATGATGCCAATGAATATATGCGTTTAGGCAAAGGCGGCAAAGAGATCTGGATTCAGGCTTCTTATAATCCGGTGTTTGATCTGAACGGCAAGCCATTTAAGGTAGTGAAGTATGCCACGGATATTACGGCGCGCAAAAAGGCCATTGCGCAAATTAAAAAAGTGCTCTTGTCTATGTCCCGGGGTAACCTGACCGACTTTATCGAAGGTGAATTGGTGGGAGAGTTTGGCGTGATTGGCGAGGCCATGAATGAACTGATCACTATTCTCAATAAAATGGTCGGCGATATCCACAGTACTTCAACCAAGGTTTATGAGTCGGTTACCGACATAGCCAGAGGCAATGACGAACTGAGTCACCGTACGGAAACACAAGCGTCCAGCCTGGAAGAAACGGCTTCTGCTATGGAAGAACTTGCCAGTACCGTGCAACAAAACGCGGAAAACTCAACCGAAGCCAGTAAGTTGTCCAAATCTGTAATGGTTAAAGCCAATAACGGCGGTGAAGTGGTGAGAAATGCCATCACCGCCATGAGTGATATTAACAAATCCAGTAAGAAAATTGCCGATATCATCAGTGTTATCGATGAAATTGCCTTTCAAACCAATTTGCTGGCGTTAAATGCCGCCGTCGAAGCAGCACGTGCCGGGGAGCAGGGACGTGGTTTTGCGGTGGTGGCCGCCGAAGTACGTAATCTGGCGCAACGCTCTGCCGGAGCCGCCAAGGAAATCAAAGGCTTGATCAATGACAGCGTAGAAGCCGTAGGTCAAGGTACGAAATTAGTGGATGAAACCGGGCAAACTTTTGATGAGCTGGTCAAGGCCATAGGTGAAGTGGGCAAAATGATCGATGATATTGACGGTGCCGGTAAAGAGCAGAACGCCGGTATCGGCGAGGTCAGTGCCGCAGTAACTCAGATGGATGAAATGACTCAGCAAAACGCCGCCCTGGTGGAAGAGTCGGCTGCCGGCAGCAAAGCCATGGAAACACTCGTGCAATCCTTGCTGGAGCAGGTAGACTTCTTCAATAATGAAAGCAGTGAAGAGGCATAAAAGAGCAAGAGCCGGAAGAGCTGAATTGTTGGCTTGTGTGCTTGTTGGCTCATTTTTTAGTACAGTTGCTTTTATAAAAAGGCCAGCATTTGCTGGCCTTTTAAGGTCATGGCAATCAGCAGGAGTTAGAAAATAAAATCTATGCCCATGGTCAGGGTGCGGGAATCGCCGTGGTAAGCCCAACCTGTTGCTTTATTCCCCTGCTCTTCAAACTTATCATATTGTATTTTGAACGAGGCGCTGGGATGGAAGTTATAGCGTACCCCGTAGCCCAAAATATAATGCTCTTCTAAATCCTTGGTGGCGGCAGCGGTCTTGGTGTTTTCATGATCGGCTTTTGAATAGGCGATATAAGGCTGGAAATCGCCAATATTGTAAACCAGGGATACCAGGTAAGTGGGGTATTCTGTGCCGACCACATCATCATATTCAACGTGGTTCCAGTCAAACAAGAAGGTGAATTGGTTGAAATTGTAATAACCACCAAAACCTAAAAACTGCTGATCGAAGGGGACACTGTCTGTTTCTGTGCCGTCCTGGGCGGTTGTGGTGCGGTCTCTGTCATTTTGGAAATAGACAAATCTGACTTCAAAATCATCCCCGGCAATATTCCAGTTAAAGCCGAGAATATCGCTCCAGAACTCATCGACAGAGCGTGCGTTACCGCCAAAAAGCTCATCATAAAACAGCATTTCTTTGTTGTCGTAGGAATTCTCATTACCGTAAAAGAAGGTTAAATTGTTGGAGTAATCTCCCCACTCAAAATCATAGCTGGCCTGGAAACTGTTGAATTGGGTGATTTGCCACCAGTAAAGATTGGATGGCGGCCGCATCCAGGGGTAGGCATAACCGACTTCTGAAAATTCGGAGTAATAATACATGGGGATATTACGCCGTCCGGCCATTACCGACCAGCTGTCATTGACCTGATACGTCAGATAATACCAGTCAAATTCAGGCTCAAAATCGTCTGTACCTTTGGCTACCAGCTGGGCGGTAAATTTCAGGTCGTCGCCTAAATCAACCAATGCCTGCAGAGCAAAGACACTTTCCGGGGTGAATTTAATGTCATTATCATACTGACCGACATCGTAGAAATCTGCGGTGAGGATTTCATCCCGTGTTTCTCCGGGGTTTAGCGGGTCATCGACACTGCCGAAGGTTTTCCCCGCAACAATTGAACCGTAGCCACTAAATGCCACATCCGCGAGGGCTGAATGGGGCACAATGATAGTAGCAATCAACATAGTTAAGACTTTAAATAGCTTCATGTTAAATACTTCCTAATAGGTGGCGATAACTTTAACGGCATCGGTAACGGCAGAGGCATCAACATAGCTGATGGCGTCTTTGTTGGCCGATACTGTGGCAATAATTTCAGCATCTGATGTCAACTCTCTGGGCATGGTTCCTTTGCCGGTAAAAACGAGTTTTGACCAGTAGGCATTGACCTGGGTAGTGGTGCGGCCGATCACCAGCTTGTTGAAATTATCCCGTGAAGCCGCGCCTTTGCTGGCATTCATAGGCAAGATAACATTGCCGTTATCGAACTTTTTAACCTTGCCCATAAATATTTTCTTGATGGTTTTTTTATCCAGTGACGCACTGTTATCCGGGTGAACGATCACGGCTATTTCAGCAAAAGCGATGTTGCTGACAAAGATGAATAAACTGGCAAAAATTAATCCTATTAATTTTTCTGGTTTATTTCTTTTAGGTTGGAGTTTCTCCATGAAAGAATACCTCTTAGTGATTAATGGTTGTAAGTTATTTGCTTGTTATGGTTTTCCTGCGCTTTAGCGCAGCGGGTTGTTATAGAATATTGATTGCGGTTTGCACTGGTAACAGCACGAGTTACTGTCTGGGATAGCAAGAGGGTGGTGTAATGAATGTTATTGTCTGAAAAGGCATGCGCTATTGCCCGGGGAGTTTGGTCACTGAGTCCTTGAGAGTTTTGATTAACGCCGGCCAGGCAGATTAAGCTTAACCGTTGGGGAAGAGCCATAGTCATAGAGAATACCTCTTGATAAATGCCGGTTATCCTGTGACCAGTTGATAACGCGTTTATTTACTTCGGGGCATCCCTGCGGGCTACTAAATATTTAGACCAGTTTTCGTAGAAAAGCCAATAAGGCGTTAATTATCCTCTATCTCTTGTGCCGGACAGCGGCGGTTTTAAGTAGCTTTTTTCAGTTTTGGGAGGCAAAAGTTGAACAGGCGTGTTCGGCGGCCATCAGCTTGGGCCATTGTGCCAGTTGGCAGATAAGTTGCTGTTGCCAATACTTATCTTGCCAGATAGCCCCGTGCTGTAAGTCTTGTGCTATCCATAAACGTTTTACGCCTCCTGCCCGGGCATAAAGGCTTTCACTGTGTTTTTTATTGATCACCCTATCGGCATCGCTGTGTACGATCAATAGCGGAGTATGGCTTAAGCCGGAGATAAAGTTTTGCGGGGCGTAATCATCGGAAATGCTCCAGCTCAAAGGTATTTGCAAGCCCCAGAAAAGCCAGGATTTTCCGAGAATATCCCTGAAAATTTCCCGGTGGGAGGCAAAGGTGCTGTCAAGAATAAGGCCGAAAACCCGGATATCTTTATTTAAACCTAACATGCCGGTCGCTATGGCGCCGCCCAGGCTTTGGCCGATGATGATGATATTTTCCTCTCCCCGGTCACGGAGCCATTGATAACCGGAACTGGCATCCTGGATCACAGATTGAAAGTCAGGCTCCCCTTCAGAGCGGCCATAACCCCGGTAGTCGATAATAAAAACATTCCAGCCGTACTCAGTTAACCAGTACAAATTGGCAATATGATAGCTGAGGTTGGTGGCATTGCCATGGAGAAAATAAACGGTACCCCGGTTGTTTTCTCCACTTAAGGCCGAGGATAAATACCAGCCGTGCAGCCGGGTTTGATCACTGGATTGAAACTCGACATTTTCATAATTAAAGCCAAAACGTTTGGGGGAGTCGACCAGCTCAGGCGTTGGCCAGAAAAACAGGCTTTGGCACCCTGACAGGCCCAGTATCAGGGCAAAGGTGAATATCAGCCGTGCAAACATAGAGATCCTTATCAAAATTAAGCCGTCTTTATAAAAATTTAAGACTATTAAAACCTTAGTTAACAGCTTAAAAAAATGACAGTACCGGGAGGGTAGAAAACTTGTTGAAATAACGTTAAATGAATAGTAATTAGCCGTTACAGGCGTTATAGTAGCGACCGACAAATCTGTCTACAGCTAAATTTTATGTTCGAGGAAGTAACGAAGTATGAACAAAACTATTCTATCAGCCCTTATGGTTGGAACTCTTGCTGCCAGTGCAGCTATGCCAGCAGCAGCCGCTAACGACAAAACTTTAAACGCATGGCAAGATTGCGGTATCGGCGCAATCATTTTCCCTGCTAACGGTACTGCGGCCGCGATTTCCAATATTATCTGGGATTTAGGTACTACGGCTGTTACTTCTAATGCTTCTTCACAGAATTCATGTTCTGGCGAGAAAGCAAAAACGGCTATGTTCATCCAGGCAACTATGCCGGTACTTGAGCAGGAAGTTGCTGTTGGTGAAGGTGAATATGTAACGGCTATGCTTGAACTGCGTGGTTGTGAAGCCGCCAGCCATTCAGCTATTATCAAAGCTGTGCGCGAAGACTTCGCCCAAAAAGAAAATGATAATGCACAAGCCTTATATGAGACTTTAGAACAGCGCGTTGAAACAAGCTTTTCTGCTTCTTGTGCAAGCGTTTAAACGGCATTTTTTAAATACCGTTAAAAATGGACCTTCAGGGTCCATTTTTACTTTTAGCGGCTGGAAAACTTCTTTTTTATAAGTATTGGCTTATTTTGAGATGAGTTGAGTGAAACAAATTTTTTCGTATCTAATCCCTTTACTGGTTCTTTTTGTGCTTTTGTCTGGTCATGCACTGGCCGGTGCTCAATCACCTCAAAGCTATGCCGAAAACAAGCAATGGCGAAAATTGCTCCATTATCCGGCAGATGCCGCCAAGCCCGGTTATATTACCAGCGAAAGCTTTTATTTAAGTGCAAACGGCCGCCGGGATCCCCTGGCAGAGCTAAGGGCCACCATTGAGGCCTTTTATCAGGAAAAAGATCCTGCCAATCCCGGGCAGCAGCATGGCCAATGCCGTTTCCCCGCCCGGTTTAAGCTTATTACCGAGCATGTGGACCTCAGTTCTTTTGGCAAGTTACCCGCGGTAAATTGCCAGGATTACCAGCATTGGCGTCAACAGGCGGATATTCACTCCCTCAGCGTGGTTTTTGCTTCCGGTTATATGGGCAATCCCGCATCCATGTACGGGCACCTGTTTTTAAAGTTGAACCGCGGCGGCTCCCAGAAAAGCGATTTGCTTAATACCAGCCTCAATTATGGTGCGATAGTGCCGGAGCAGGAAAACCCTGTGGTTTATGTGTTGCGCGGGATTTTTGGCGGTTATGACGCCGGATATTCAGATCAGCAATTTTACCGTCACCACCACAATTATGGCGATGTTGAATTGCGGGATATGTGGGAGTATAAACTGAACCTGAGCAGCGACGATGTCGATTTGCTTGCCGCACATATCTGGGAAGTGCTGGGCAATAAGTTTGATTATTATTTTATCGATGAAAACTGCGCCTTTCATATCGCCAAATTGCTTGAACTGGTATTAACCGAGCCGCTTATCGCCAATGACAGCTTATGGGTGATCCCCTCTGCGGTGGCGAAAGGGCTGGAGCAGGCCAGTTACCGGGGTAACCCTTTACTGGAAAACATC
Protein-coding sequences here:
- a CDS encoding rhodanese-like domain-containing protein codes for the protein MTTSSNVLAFAPADTDSANHFFSRKLAFETDCSDVYADILAGNQAFVLLDVRSEQAFEKSHAITAVSMPHADINGQCLSKYADDTVFVVYCWGPGCNGATKAAAKISALGYAVKEMIGGIHYWEDFERYPVNRRSAQAQL
- a CDS encoding sterol desaturase family protein, yielding MQDYNINGLAIPLFLMFMLLEYVLLRLKGQKLHRFNDSVASLSMGMLLLISDALLKAYTFAVFIYLFDQHRLFEFPPGAAATWLIFFFAVDFCYYWFHRCAHQFNFLWGAHVGHHQSEEYNLTTALRQSAFQYAFSWVFYLPLALLGCPPQVFLVLFILLKLYQFWLHNQLINKIPYIEGILSTPSSHRVHHAKNPLYIDKNYGGTLVIWDRMFGSWQAELASEPCHYGTSHPLKTLNPIKANLQHWWMLAKDTATTQSWRDKLRLWFKPTGWRPKDCRNKETANPVPLQKTGCARREKYDPQTSLPIKCYVAFSMLMIFYLSCSFILLSPMLPTLSILVATVLIVTGLVSANALLENKLGYLGVETLRLPVMLYFSATLSTPLVAAIADILPVF
- a CDS encoding ExbD/TolR family protein, which translates into the protein MRRRKKRAQQEEEAKVDVTSLLDIIFIMLIFFIVTTSFVKESGFLVKKSTTDKASNKKATTIMVHIDQHGIVYFNNKAVDITRLPARIEYFIANNPTEHILLRPHKDTSYKQVVAVLDQIKPFTRLKISIGLYQP
- a CDS encoding methyl-accepting chemotaxis protein, whose protein sequence is MKTKTTRDNLPLSLQGAFEQLASPVILIDSELSISYLNQAAIALFKSHESILQKKWPRFQANKKLILGTDIDGLYQEFIPEGQDFNLNEPKSRSVEVNLEQLFFKVTANPLYDQQKEYLGHCLEILDITRQREQELQLLDASAQIAAISKAQAVIEFNMDGTIITANDNFLQTLGYRLEEIQGKHHSMFVEPGVESSAEYLEFWEKLNAGEFESREYKRLGKGGKEIWIQASYNPVFDLAGKPVKVVKFATDVTEQKQRNADFCGQIAAISKSQAVIEFNMEGIILNANENFLQTVGYSLEEIQGRHHSMFVEPGFESSIEYKEFWAKLSLGEYESKEYKRIGKAGREIWIQASYNPIFDLNGKPFKVVKFATDVTQQKLNNADFSGQIAAIGKAQAVIEFNMDGTIITANDNFLQTVGYSLEEIQGKHHNMFVEPGYKTSNEYKEFWAKLNRGEYEASEYKRLGKGGKEIWIQASYNPIFDLNGKAFKVVKFASDVTGQKLANADVSGQISAISKAQAVSEFNMDGTIITANDNFLNAMGYELAEVKGQHHSMFVDPIYKSSEEYRLFWHKLNLGEYDANEYMRLGKGGKEIWIQASYNPVFDLNGKPFKVVKYATDITARKKAIAQIKKVLLSMSRGNLTDFIEGELVGEFGVIGEAMNELITILNKMVGDIHSTSTKVYESVTDIARGNDELSHRTETQASSLEETASAMEELASTVQQNAENSTEASKLSKSVMVKANNGGEVVRNAITAMSDINKSSKKIADIISVIDEIAFQTNLLALNAAVEAARAGEQGRGFAVVAAEVRNLAQRSAGAAKEIKGLINDSVEAVGQGTKLVDETGQTFDELVKAIGEVGKMIDDIDGAGKEQNAGIGEVSAAVTQMDEMTQQNAALVEESAAGSKAMETLVQSLLEQVDFFNNESSEEA
- a CDS encoding porin produces the protein MKLFKVLTMLIATIIVPHSALADVAFSGYGSIVAGKTFGSVDDPLNPGETRDEILTADFYDVGQYDNDIKFTPESVFALQALVDLGDDLKFTAQLVAKGTDDFEPEFDWYYLTYQVNDSWSVMAGRRNIPMYYYSEFSEVGYAYPWMRPPSNLYWWQITQFNSFQASYDFEWGDYSNNLTFFYGNENSYDNKEMLFYDELFGGNARSVDEFWSDILGFNWNIAGDDFEVRFVYFQNDRDRTTTAQDGTETDSVPFDQQFLGFGGYYNFNQFTFLFDWNHVEYDDVVGTEYPTYLVSLVYNIGDFQPYIAYSKADHENTKTAAATKDLEEHYILGYGVRYNFHPSASFKIQYDKFEEQGNKATGWAYHGDSRTLTMGIDFIF
- a CDS encoding substrate-binding domain-containing protein, whose product is MEKLQPKRNKPEKLIGLIFASLFIFVSNIAFAEIAVIVHPDNSASLDKKTIKKIFMGKVKKFDNGNVILPMNASKGAASRDNFNKLVIGRTTTQVNAYWSKLVFTGKGTMPRELTSDAEIIATVSANKDAISYVDASAVTDAVKVIATY
- a CDS encoding alpha/beta hydrolase, which codes for MFARLIFTFALILGLSGCQSLFFWPTPELVDSPKRFGFNYENVEFQSSDQTRLHGWYLSSALSGENNRGTVYFLHGNATNLSYHIANLYWLTEYGWNVFIIDYRGYGRSEGEPDFQSVIQDASSGYQWLRDRGEENIIIIGQSLGGAIATGMLGLNKDIRVFGLILDSTFASHREIFRDILGKSWLFWGLQIPLSWSISDDYAPQNFISGLSHTPLLIVHSDADRVINKKHSESLYARAGGVKRLWIAQDLQHGAIWQDKYWQQQLICQLAQWPKLMAAEHACSTFASQN
- a CDS encoding DUF3015 family protein codes for the protein MNKTILSALMVGTLAASAAMPAAAANDKTLNAWQDCGIGAIIFPANGTAAAISNIIWDLGTTAVTSNASSQNSCSGEKAKTAMFIQATMPVLEQEVAVGEGEYVTAMLELRGCEAASHSAIIKAVREDFAQKENDNAQALYETLEQRVETSFSASCASV